A genomic segment from Flavobacterium sp. 9R encodes:
- a CDS encoding RNA polymerase sigma factor — protein sequence MKVIPLHHEEQKLIQLAIEKNRQAQQQLYSKFSSKMLGVCRQYIKDIHQAEDVMITAFMKVFVNLRNFEHKGSFEGWIRRIMVNECISFLRVNKKMKYTEDEFFVEESFDAIGDQFSVEEIQTLIDTLPEGYKMVFNLYAIEGYKHQEIAQLLGISEGTSKSQLSHARKMLQQQINCLKNKQNGTK from the coding sequence ATGAAAGTAATTCCATTACATCATGAAGAACAAAAGTTGATTCAACTTGCCATTGAAAAGAATAGGCAGGCGCAACAACAGTTGTATTCTAAATTTTCTTCAAAAATGTTAGGAGTTTGCAGACAGTATATAAAAGATATTCATCAAGCCGAAGATGTAATGATTACCGCATTTATGAAGGTTTTTGTGAATCTAAGAAATTTTGAACACAAAGGAAGTTTCGAAGGTTGGATTCGTAGAATTATGGTCAATGAATGTATTTCTTTTTTGAGAGTAAATAAAAAAATGAAATATACCGAAGACGAGTTTTTTGTAGAAGAAAGTTTTGATGCCATTGGAGATCAGTTCTCCGTAGAAGAAATTCAAACCTTAATTGATACACTTCCAGAAGGCTATAAAATGGTCTTTAATTTATATGCGATAGAAGGATACAAACATCAGGAAATTGCTCAATTGCTTGGTATTTCTGAAGGTACTTCAAAATCACAATTATCGCACGCTAGAAAAATGTTACAACAGCAGATCAACTGCTTAAAAAATAAGCAAAATGGAACGAAATAA
- a CDS encoding O-methyltransferase, translating into MHFLSQDLEDYIEQHSEKEPAHLAALNKETYQKILLPRMLSGHFQGRVLSMLSKLIRPKNILEIGTYTGYSALCLCEGMQENGQLHTIDIKEELVDFQRKHFDKSAWGHQIVQHLGEGTDIIPTIDLTFDLVFIDADKENYLNYFELIVPKMNKGGIILSDNVLWSGKVVEPLQKNDLSTKVLLEYNQLLANDPRVETVLLPIRDGLTVSRVL; encoded by the coding sequence ATGCATTTTTTATCTCAAGATTTAGAGGACTACATTGAGCAACATTCAGAAAAAGAGCCTGCACATCTAGCGGCCTTGAACAAAGAAACCTACCAAAAAATTTTATTGCCTAGAATGCTAAGCGGTCATTTTCAGGGAAGAGTTTTGAGTATGCTTTCTAAACTGATTCGTCCAAAGAATATTCTTGAAATTGGAACTTACACTGGCTACTCGGCTTTGTGTTTGTGCGAAGGAATGCAAGAAAATGGACAACTACACACGATAGACATCAAAGAAGAATTGGTTGATTTTCAGCGAAAACATTTTGACAAATCGGCTTGGGGCCATCAAATTGTACAGCATTTAGGAGAAGGAACTGATATTATCCCAACAATTGATTTGACATTTGACTTGGTTTTTATTGATGCCGACAAAGAAAACTACTTGAACTATTTTGAACTTATTGTTCCGAAAATGAACAAAGGCGGCATTATATTATCAGACAATGTTTTGTGGAGCGGTAAAGTTGTAGAGCCTTTGCAAAAAAATGATTTGAGTACCAAAGTCTTATTAGAATACAATCAACTCTTAGCCAACGACCCAAGAGTGGAAACCGTTTTGCTTCCTATTCGAGATGGATTGACGGTGAGCAGAGTGCTTTAA
- the rlmN gene encoding 23S rRNA (adenine(2503)-C(2))-methyltransferase RlmN, producing the protein MEIEKKDIRALSKEELRTFFVNNGDKAFRGNQVYEWLWTKGAHSFEDMTNVSKATRAILEAHFVINHIKVDTMQRSEDGTVKNAVRLHDGLVVESVLIPTETRTTACVSSQVGCSLDCNFCATARLKRMRNLEPAEIYDQVIAIDKESRLYYNHPLSNIVFMGMGEPLMNYNNVLKAIEMITSPEGLGMSPKRIMVSTSGIPKMIKKLADDEVKFKLAVSLHSAIDETRARIMPFSANFPLKELRESLEYWYRKTKSKVSYEYVVWKGINDDKASIDALVKFCKYVPCKVNLIEYNPIDDGEFQQASEEAIAAYIKGLQAIGVVVKVRRSRGKDIDAACGQLANKEA; encoded by the coding sequence ATGGAAATCGAGAAAAAAGATATTAGAGCTTTGTCTAAAGAGGAATTGCGCACCTTTTTTGTAAATAATGGCGACAAAGCTTTTCGTGGTAATCAAGTATATGAATGGTTATGGACCAAAGGAGCGCATAGTTTCGAGGACATGACAAATGTGTCTAAAGCTACGAGAGCTATTTTAGAAGCACACTTTGTCATTAATCATATCAAAGTTGATACTATGCAACGCAGTGAAGATGGCACAGTCAAAAACGCCGTTCGTTTACATGATGGATTGGTCGTCGAATCGGTTTTAATTCCTACCGAAACTAGAACTACCGCTTGTGTTTCAAGTCAAGTAGGCTGTAGTTTGGATTGTAATTTTTGTGCGACAGCACGATTAAAAAGAATGCGTAATTTAGAACCAGCAGAAATTTACGACCAAGTAATTGCTATTGATAAAGAGAGTAGACTCTATTATAATCATCCCTTGTCTAATATTGTTTTTATGGGAATGGGCGAGCCGTTGATGAATTATAACAATGTGTTGAAAGCAATAGAAATGATTACTTCTCCAGAAGGTTTAGGAATGTCTCCAAAGCGAATAATGGTTTCTACTTCTGGTATTCCAAAAATGATTAAGAAATTAGCCGATGATGAGGTGAAATTCAAATTAGCAGTATCACTTCATTCTGCAATAGACGAAACTCGGGCTAGAATTATGCCTTTTAGTGCCAATTTTCCTTTGAAAGAATTACGAGAATCTCTAGAGTATTGGTACCGTAAAACCAAAAGCAAGGTGTCCTATGAATACGTTGTTTGGAAAGGAATCAATGATGATAAAGCGTCAATTGATGCCTTGGTGAAATTTTGCAAATATGTGCCTTGTAAAGTCAATCTTATAGAATACAATCCTATTGATGATGGTGAGTTTCAGCAAGCATCTGAAGAGGCGATAGCCGCTTATATTAAAGGCTTGCAGGCTATTGGCGTCGTTGTCAAAGTGAGAAGAAGTAGAGGAAAAGACATTGATGCTGCTTGCGGCCAATTGGCAAATAAAGAAGCGTAA
- a CDS encoding phosphatase PAP2 family protein codes for MLEKLEALDIQLFVFLNGLGSETFDGLWLFITKQVNWTPLFLLLLYIIYKKVGAKQTLFLLLFVAALIAFTDQTTNLVKNTFQRLRPCNNTDINTIIRVVQSRNSFSFFSGHAANSMAVASFLFLVLRKKFQYFGLLFLWPLIFAYSRIYLGLHYPIDILTGYFCGFTFGFLTYKGYQILQKKYFPITN; via the coding sequence ATGTTAGAAAAGCTAGAAGCATTAGACATTCAGTTGTTTGTTTTTTTAAATGGTTTAGGTTCTGAGACCTTCGATGGTTTGTGGTTGTTTATCACCAAACAAGTCAATTGGACTCCCTTATTTTTGTTGCTTTTATACATCATTTACAAAAAAGTAGGAGCCAAGCAAACACTCTTTTTATTACTCTTTGTTGCAGCTTTAATCGCATTTACAGACCAGACAACCAATTTGGTCAAAAATACGTTTCAACGCTTGCGTCCTTGCAATAATACCGACATCAATACCATAATTCGCGTCGTGCAATCCAGAAATTCTTTTAGTTTTTTCTCAGGTCACGCGGCCAATTCTATGGCGGTGGCTAGCTTCTTGTTTTTGGTGTTGCGAAAAAAGTTTCAGTATTTCGGGCTGCTCTTCTTATGGCCTTTGATTTTTGCCTATAGCCGAATTTACCTAGGCTTGCACTATCCAATAGACATTCTTACAGGATATTTTTGTGGTTTCACCTTTGGTTTTCTAACCTATAAAGGGTATCAAATTCTTCAAAAAAAGTATTTTCCAATTACTAATTAG
- a CDS encoding LamG domain-containing protein — MKKTILYTLLLSSTLNFSQTPIHDFSFDGTLVNAEKTTTFMGNAKFTKDRSGVDKKAIRLTNEGLAANIGNLPQTNSPRTITIWIKFNDITNSNYIWGYGSGTNNQFCGLIHQGTTTDESLLNIAAWGYKNDFITTIPLFKDVWYNYTYVYDGKYASIYRNGVLIESFSAPNRNTLGSVFKLGNINSLVSINADIDELKIFNVALTPDEIVNQYHIGASLIIVEAAPVIKKGKGTSKSKPSNTKALALNK; from the coding sequence ATGAAAAAGACAATACTATATACTTTACTCTTATCCTCCACGCTTAATTTCTCCCAAACTCCCATTCACGACTTTAGTTTTGACGGCACTTTAGTAAATGCTGAAAAAACAACTACATTTATGGGTAATGCAAAATTCACCAAAGATCGTTCAGGAGTAGACAAGAAAGCAATTCGACTTACCAACGAAGGTTTGGCAGCAAACATTGGTAATTTACCACAAACCAATTCACCTAGAACAATTACCATTTGGATAAAATTCAATGATATTACGAACTCAAATTACATTTGGGGTTATGGTTCGGGTACAAATAATCAATTTTGTGGACTTATTCATCAAGGAACTACTACCGACGAATCATTGTTGAACATAGCTGCATGGGGTTATAAAAATGATTTTATAACAACTATTCCTTTATTCAAAGATGTTTGGTACAACTATACCTATGTTTATGATGGAAAATATGCCAGCATATATCGAAATGGTGTTTTGATTGAAAGTTTCAGTGCTCCAAACAGAAACACTTTAGGATCTGTTTTTAAACTTGGGAACATAAATTCTTTAGTTAGTATCAATGCAGATATTGATGAATTAAAGATTTTCAATGTAGCTCTTACTCCAGACGAGATTGTGAACCAATACCATATTGGTGCATCTTTAATAATAGTCGAAGCTGCTCCAGTAATCAAAAAAGGGAAAGGAACATCAAAAAGCAAACCTTCCAATACAAAAGCTCTTGCTTTGAACAAGTAA
- a CDS encoding twin-arginine translocase TatA/TatE family subunit has product MFGIGGGELIFIMFIVLMLFGSDKVPEIARTMGKAMAQLKHATNDIKNEIQKGAEANGLDQKTLTDLTGGINSEIDKAKQNLLGDSANSITSFATNFTSEITNASNAVEGKPSATETPTTEESKEAEGPIKRQM; this is encoded by the coding sequence ATGTTTGGAATAGGAGGAGGAGAATTAATTTTTATTATGTTCATCGTTTTGATGTTGTTTGGTTCTGATAAAGTGCCAGAAATTGCTCGTACTATGGGCAAAGCGATGGCACAGCTAAAACACGCTACAAACGATATTAAAAACGAAATTCAAAAAGGAGCAGAGGCCAACGGATTGGACCAAAAAACATTAACCGATTTAACGGGAGGAATCAATTCCGAAATAGATAAAGCCAAACAAAATCTATTAGGCGATTCTGCCAATTCGATTACTAGTTTTGCTACTAATTTTACTTCCGAAATTACCAATGCATCAAATGCCGTAGAAGGAAAACCTTCTGCAACCGAAACGCCTACTACTGAAGAAAGCAAGGAAGCTGAAGGACCAATAAAACGACAAATGTAA
- a CDS encoding YceI family protein, with translation MQQKISLFLIGLALILLTVSAKPFYFYQKLPKVIHKIEIKIKGNSTVGKYTCATILYKKDTLNTEALEKNIIKASIPMTSIDCGHRIMTKDLQSTVKVKTFPNSYVTISNLKFTTNNTYKCTLVFTLTNKTLTYKDFVLTYSKSTQQATGILPLTFSDLGLSPPVKMGGIIKVKNEIEVNFDLFFK, from the coding sequence ATGCAACAAAAAATATCTTTATTTTTAATTGGTTTGGCACTTATCTTATTAACGGTAAGTGCCAAACCTTTTTATTTTTATCAAAAACTACCAAAAGTAATTCATAAGATAGAGATTAAAATTAAAGGAAATTCTACCGTTGGAAAATATACTTGTGCGACTATTTTATACAAAAAAGATACCCTAAACACAGAAGCCTTAGAAAAAAACATCATTAAAGCTTCCATCCCAATGACCAGCATTGATTGTGGCCATAGAATAATGACCAAAGATTTACAAAGCACCGTAAAAGTCAAAACGTTCCCGAATAGTTATGTAACCATTAGCAATCTAAAATTTACAACCAATAACACTTACAAATGCACTTTGGTTTTTACTTTAACCAATAAAACACTGACTTACAAAGATTTTGTTTTGACCTATTCCAAATCAACTCAGCAAGCAACTGGTATATTGCCACTTACATTCTCTGATTTAGGTTTAAGTCCGCCTGTAAAAATGGGTGGAATCATAAAAGTTAAAAATGAGATTGAAGTAAACTTTGATTTGTTTTTTAAATAA
- a CDS encoding acetyl-CoA hydrolase/transferase family protein, whose protein sequence is MGKYVTAPEAVKVVQSNERVYIHAAGATPNVLTKALTDRASELRNVEICHLHTEGPAPYANPELAESFHVNSFFIAKNVRHTLTAGNGSYTPVFLSELPRLFRKKVVPLDVVFIHVSPPDNHGYCSLGVSVEATVAAIESAKTVIAQVNPNMPRTFGDGILHVSEIDFLVDVDCPIHEKEEEAITPLEAKIGAHIASLIDDKSTLQLGIGSIPNAALANLMNHKDLGLHTEMFSDGVIDLILKDVINCNYKGVTRGRVLSTFMLGSKRLYDFVNDNPFIELRESSYVNDTAKIRRNPRMVAINSAIEVDITGQVCADSIGGSMYSGVGGQMDFVRGASLSEGGKAIIALPSVTKNGASRIVPFLKQGAGVVSTRSHVQYIITENGIADLYGKTLKDRAMEMIKIAHPNHQEWIDKAYFDLLNTGRRF, encoded by the coding sequence ATGGGTAAATACGTTACCGCACCCGAAGCAGTAAAAGTGGTGCAATCAAATGAAAGAGTCTACATTCACGCCGCTGGAGCTACACCCAATGTACTTACAAAAGCGTTGACGGATAGAGCTTCTGAATTGAGAAATGTAGAAATTTGTCATTTACATACCGAAGGTCCTGCACCATACGCCAATCCAGAATTGGCAGAAAGCTTTCACGTGAATTCTTTTTTTATTGCAAAAAATGTTCGACACACACTAACAGCAGGAAATGGTTCTTACACACCAGTTTTTTTAAGTGAATTGCCGCGTTTGTTCCGAAAAAAAGTAGTTCCGTTGGATGTCGTTTTTATACACGTTTCACCACCAGACAATCACGGCTATTGTTCCTTAGGGGTTTCTGTAGAGGCAACAGTCGCAGCTATAGAAAGTGCCAAAACGGTTATTGCACAAGTAAATCCAAATATGCCAAGAACTTTTGGTGACGGAATCCTGCACGTATCCGAAATAGATTTTTTAGTCGATGTAGATTGTCCAATACACGAAAAAGAAGAAGAAGCAATAACGCCTCTCGAAGCCAAAATAGGCGCACATATTGCCTCATTAATCGACGATAAAAGTACGCTACAACTAGGAATTGGTTCGATTCCAAATGCGGCTTTGGCTAATTTGATGAATCATAAAGATTTGGGACTCCACACCGAAATGTTTTCCGATGGTGTAATTGATTTAATCTTAAAAGATGTCATCAATTGCAATTATAAAGGAGTGACTCGCGGACGTGTGCTTTCAACCTTTATGTTGGGTTCAAAGCGATTGTATGATTTTGTAAATGATAACCCATTTATTGAGTTAAGAGAATCATCCTATGTAAATGATACAGCCAAAATCAGACGAAATCCAAGAATGGTCGCTATTAATTCGGCTATAGAAGTAGACATTACTGGACAAGTTTGTGCAGATTCAATTGGCGGAAGTATGTATTCTGGCGTAGGTGGTCAAATGGATTTTGTTCGTGGCGCCTCTTTAAGCGAAGGCGGAAAAGCAATTATCGCTTTGCCTTCGGTAACCAAAAATGGAGCGAGTAGGATAGTGCCTTTTTTGAAACAAGGAGCTGGAGTTGTTTCAACCCGTTCGCACGTGCAATACATCATCACCGAAAACGGAATCGCAGATTTGTATGGCAAAACACTTAAAGATAGAGCAATGGAAATGATAAAAATTGCACATCCCAATCATCAAGAATGGATTGATAAAGCCTATTTTGATTTGCTAAATACAGGAAGACGATTTTAG
- a CDS encoding leucine-rich repeat domain-containing protein — MKTLVGYVLVLVFGLQLSWGQQLDTLQTKKTYTNWEQAVKDPEKVYRLNLSNQSLQLDSPLWSKFKNLEYLNLSNDHLKTLPKGITNLKKLKVLEISGNDFTKVPEEISKIESLEEVYLNEFKNINLPKSIEALAKLPKLTMLHLENNNLERLPSEIALLKNLAQLYLNQNRFKEFPKEVRGLKHLEQLDIKNNAVPIPMNPQENMNFGFRINF; from the coding sequence ATGAAAACATTGGTTGGTTATGTATTGGTTTTGGTATTTGGATTACAACTGAGTTGGGGGCAACAATTAGACACCCTACAAACAAAAAAAACATATACCAATTGGGAACAGGCTGTTAAAGACCCTGAAAAAGTATATCGCTTGAATTTAAGCAATCAGTCTTTGCAGCTAGACTCTCCATTGTGGTCTAAATTCAAAAACTTAGAATATTTAAATTTAAGTAATGACCATCTCAAAACATTGCCAAAGGGGATTACAAATTTAAAGAAATTAAAAGTTTTAGAAATTAGCGGTAATGATTTTACTAAAGTTCCTGAAGAAATTAGCAAAATAGAAAGCCTTGAAGAAGTTTATCTGAATGAATTCAAAAACATCAATTTACCTAAGTCTATCGAAGCCTTGGCAAAACTTCCTAAACTTACGATGCTTCACTTAGAAAACAATAATTTGGAACGCTTACCTAGTGAAATCGCTTTGTTGAAAAACTTAGCACAATTGTATTTAAATCAAAATCGTTTTAAAGAATTTCCAAAAGAAGTAAGAGGACTAAAGCATTTAGAACAATTGGATATCAAAAATAACGCTGTTCCAATTCCTATGAATCCACAGGAAAATATGAATTTTGGATTTAGAATTAATTTTTAA
- a CDS encoding YceI family protein: MKPTTIKVIFLTFALALINITAFAQKSYTLDNKTNFSVLGTSTLHDWEMTSSSKTGNANLTVTDSKVVEINSITIDLAVETIKSGKSGMDKIAYETLNVKKFKTIKYVLKTATKVNETTWNLTGTYTIAGVSKDLKTQIKVAVVNGVVNIQGSNKITFDEFGMKAPTALLGTIKTGKELTIKFNLNYK; encoded by the coding sequence ATGAAACCAACTACAATTAAAGTCATTTTTTTAACATTTGCTTTAGCTTTGATTAATATCACTGCCTTTGCACAAAAGAGTTACACACTAGATAACAAGACTAATTTTTCAGTTCTTGGGACTTCAACATTACATGACTGGGAAATGACTTCGTCTTCCAAAACAGGTAATGCAAATCTTACCGTAACAGATTCAAAAGTTGTTGAAATCAATTCCATCACTATTGATTTAGCAGTAGAAACTATTAAAAGTGGAAAAAGTGGAATGGATAAAATAGCTTACGAAACACTAAATGTTAAAAAATTCAAAACCATTAAATATGTTTTAAAAACTGCTACAAAAGTTAACGAAACTACATGGAACTTAACAGGAACCTACACCATTGCAGGAGTTAGCAAAGACTTAAAAACTCAAATAAAAGTAGCCGTAGTAAATGGAGTAGTTAACATTCAGGGTTCAAACAAAATCACTTTTGACGAATTTGGAATGAAAGCACCAACTGCCTTATTAGGTACTATCAAAACAGGAAAAGAACTAACAATAAAATTCAATCTTAATTACAAATAA
- a CDS encoding polyprenyl synthetase family protein, which translates to MNITSQIKQPIFDEMELFEKKFYESMSSKVALLNRITYYIVNRKGKQMRPMFVFLTAKMISGGTVEERTYRGACVIELIHTATLVHDDVVDDSNRRRGFFSINALWKNKIAVLVGDYLLSKGLLLSIDHGDFDLLRIISVAVREMSEGELLQIEKARRLDITEEVYYEIIRKKTATLIAACCALGARSVSDNEVVVEQMRKFGELIGMAFQIKDDLFDYTEEAIGKPTGIDIKEQKMTLPLIHILNTCTTKEKSWLINSIKNHNKDKKRVKEVIAFVVNNGGLSYAEQKMIDFQQEALAILENFPTSDYKSALTLMVNYVIERKK; encoded by the coding sequence ATGAATATCACCTCACAAATAAAACAACCCATCTTTGATGAAATGGAACTTTTCGAGAAAAAGTTCTATGAATCAATGTCTTCAAAAGTAGCCTTACTCAATCGAATTACTTATTATATAGTAAACAGAAAAGGAAAACAAATGCGTCCGATGTTTGTTTTTCTTACTGCAAAGATGATTTCTGGAGGAACAGTAGAAGAGCGTACTTATCGAGGTGCTTGTGTGATTGAGCTGATTCATACTGCTACTTTAGTACATGATGATGTTGTAGACGATAGCAATCGTCGAAGAGGTTTTTTCTCCATCAACGCTTTATGGAAAAATAAAATCGCGGTTTTAGTTGGTGATTATTTGTTGTCCAAAGGTTTATTGTTATCCATTGACCACGGCGATTTTGATTTGTTACGAATCATATCAGTAGCTGTTCGCGAAATGAGCGAAGGAGAATTATTGCAAATAGAAAAAGCCAGAAGACTCGATATTACAGAAGAGGTATATTACGAAATTATCCGAAAAAAAACAGCTACACTAATTGCGGCTTGCTGTGCTTTAGGTGCTAGATCTGTTAGTGATAATGAAGTCGTAGTTGAACAAATGCGAAAGTTTGGAGAACTTATAGGTATGGCTTTTCAAATTAAAGATGATTTGTTCGATTATACTGAAGAAGCCATCGGAAAACCTACAGGAATTGATATCAAAGAGCAAAAAATGACTTTGCCTTTAATCCATATTCTAAATACCTGTACTACAAAAGAAAAAAGTTGGTTAATTAATTCCATCAAAAACCATAACAAAGACAAAAAGCGAGTAAAAGAAGTCATTGCTTTTGTAGTTAACAATGGTGGACTTTCTTATGCCGAACAAAAAATGATTGACTTTCAACAAGAAGCATTAGCTATTCTTGAAAATTTCCCCACTTCAGATTATAAATCGGCCTTGACCTTAATGGTCAATTATGTAATCGAAAGAAAAAAATAA
- the dnaG gene encoding DNA primase, with protein sequence MISKATIDTVFETARVEEVIGDFVQLKRAGSNFKGLSPFSDERSPSFMVSPAKGIWKDFSSGKGGNAVAFLMEHEHFTYPEAIRYLAKKYNIEIEETEQTDAEKANTDVRESMFLVSEFAKNYFHSTLLNTEEGKAIGYSYFKERGFTNEIIKKFGLGYSPETWDALTKEALGKGYQLQYLESTGLTIPKDDRPFDRFKGRVMFPIQSMSGRTLGFGGRILTNDKKAAKYLNSPESEIYHKSKVLYGIFQAKQAIAKQNNCYLVEGYTDVIQFHQAGIENVVASSGTALTPDQIRLINRLTKNITVLFDGDAAGLRASIRGIDLILEEGMNVKVCTFPDGDDPDSFAKKTSYDDLVAYLENNAKDFIQFKASLLMNEAKNDPIKKADLIRDMVTSISKIPDRIQREIYLQECSRIMDISEQVLVSTLAQLVQKDITEVGKKQKQEQKAFEIVKNENPVQTEKVDVLYRLERKIIEILLLYGNKDEVFEDVLLKANPDGEIVHVVEKKEYKVFQRIYLSLQEDEVELAHPHFRAIFNDLISYYLQNETEGIDNYLKNLKPEFAQEVTDILMEEEQIVLHNWEGQNIFVKQKTETVSQHTSETIISIREYLINKLIMDLMNEFTSNPEADVEELKVMINDYNKLKVNLTGAIGRIRSTYI encoded by the coding sequence TTGATTTCAAAAGCAACCATAGATACCGTTTTCGAAACCGCTCGTGTAGAGGAGGTTATTGGCGATTTTGTGCAATTAAAACGCGCTGGGAGCAATTTCAAAGGCTTGAGTCCTTTCTCAGACGAACGTTCTCCTTCTTTTATGGTGTCACCAGCCAAAGGAATCTGGAAAGATTTTAGCTCAGGAAAAGGCGGCAATGCAGTGGCTTTTTTAATGGAGCACGAGCATTTTACCTATCCCGAAGCGATTCGATATTTGGCCAAAAAATACAATATCGAAATCGAAGAAACAGAACAAACCGATGCTGAAAAAGCCAATACTGATGTTCGAGAAAGTATGTTTTTGGTGTCTGAATTTGCGAAAAATTATTTTCATTCCACACTATTAAATACCGAAGAAGGGAAGGCGATAGGCTATTCGTATTTCAAAGAAAGAGGTTTCACCAACGAAATCATAAAAAAATTCGGACTGGGTTATTCTCCAGAAACTTGGGACGCTCTAACGAAAGAAGCACTTGGGAAAGGATATCAATTACAATATCTAGAAAGTACGGGTTTAACCATTCCAAAAGACGACCGTCCTTTTGATAGATTCAAAGGAAGGGTGATGTTCCCTATCCAAAGTATGTCGGGTAGAACCTTAGGTTTTGGAGGGCGCATCTTAACCAATGATAAAAAAGCGGCCAAATATTTAAACTCTCCCGAGAGCGAAATTTATCATAAGAGCAAAGTCTTGTACGGAATTTTCCAAGCCAAACAAGCCATTGCCAAACAAAATAATTGTTATTTGGTTGAAGGATATACCGACGTAATTCAATTTCATCAGGCGGGAATCGAAAATGTTGTGGCTTCATCAGGTACGGCTTTAACACCCGACCAAATCCGATTAATCAATAGATTGACCAAAAACATTACCGTACTTTTTGATGGTGATGCTGCGGGGCTTCGTGCTTCCATTCGAGGAATCGATTTGATTTTGGAAGAAGGGATGAACGTAAAAGTGTGTACTTTTCCTGATGGCGACGACCCAGATAGTTTTGCTAAAAAGACATCTTATGATGATTTAGTAGCTTACTTAGAGAATAACGCAAAGGATTTTATTCAGTTCAAAGCTTCTCTTTTAATGAACGAAGCTAAGAACGACCCAATAAAGAAAGCCGATTTGATTCGGGATATGGTAACGAGTATTTCTAAGATTCCAGACCGTATTCAACGAGAAATATATTTGCAAGAATGTTCAAGGATTATGGATATTTCTGAGCAGGTTTTGGTGAGTACTTTGGCACAATTAGTCCAAAAAGACATTACCGAAGTAGGGAAAAAACAAAAGCAAGAGCAAAAAGCATTTGAAATTGTAAAGAATGAAAATCCCGTTCAAACAGAGAAAGTTGATGTTTTATATCGTTTAGAAAGAAAGATAATCGAAATTTTATTGCTCTACGGAAATAAAGATGAAGTTTTTGAAGATGTACTTTTAAAAGCGAATCCAGATGGGGAGATTGTTCACGTAGTTGAAAAAAAGGAGTACAAAGTTTTTCAGAGAATCTATTTGAGTTTACAAGAAGATGAGGTAGAGCTTGCGCATCCCCATTTTAGGGCTATTTTTAATGATTTGATTTCATATTATCTTCAAAATGAAACAGAAGGAATTGATAATTATCTAAAAAATTTAAAACCTGAGTTTGCACAAGAAGTTACGGATATTTTGATGGAAGAAGAACAAATCGTGCTTCATAATTGGGAAGGGCAAAACATTTTTGTGAAACAAAAAACAGAAACAGTAAGTCAACATACTTCGGAAACTATTATATCCATTCGCGAATACCTAATCAATAAACTAATTATGGATTTAATGAACGAATTCACTTCAAACCCTGAAGCAGATGTAGAAGAGTTGAAAGTAATGATTAATGATTATAATAAGCTCAAAGTCAATTTGACGGGAGCAATTGGTCGAATTCGTTCTACTTACATATAA